One Drosophila virilis strain 15010-1051.87 chromosome 5, Dvir_AGI_RSII-ME, whole genome shotgun sequence DNA window includes the following coding sequences:
- the tn gene encoding RING finger protein nhl-1 isoform X4 yields the protein MEQFEQLLTCCVCLDRYRIPKLLPCQHSFCMEPCMEGLVDYVRRQVKCPECRAEHRIPYNGVQAFPTNVTLQRFLELHIEITGELPDPTSGQIMERCGVCSEKAYLSHCAHCEKKICEDCKSAHMDILRREITRFNSQIRRSLHRLQDSLAIIEKNTTSLQTNAISVTEEIDEIYRRITKAIKDRSDGLKGEIDRYLAVELRNLTTLKENLDLEITNISSNCDIVDKYMNETVEWDDCELMDTKEIFLKTVEFLRHFEYENNDYSRRVRFLVSIDPNQLVMNLATFGDLNIAPHSTPSGSVSSSHLAPPSALQPGLMRSKSDHRLATQFRQQEERSGYNDEPVLGGRKFGERPQRSANNNSNNSDRYGDNRYGRSEYDYDNDYENEPAGRAAKSSRFRSRFVRSHQNEDSDSEQQQQQRQQELDKRKDRVLDSEDVSRGQLSGIIRLSDCQRVVQRLADIGKEKKEKKSDAAVAAQAAVQAAIQAQKAAMQRQQQKNQPTAAAATDEDELARQKRKNTAAGATGAATSTAASGDSSSEQRPNTERVAALRRGGQGASEESDSSSNNQSATAAASPSKPAVSAQVAAVKKTQRSGSSDSSASTESSASSAAAAAAAASAAPSSSSNAQPKAASTARYSSTRESTVTATPEKKPFVSRFLPQHSNPSNANGSADKKKAESESSSEEETSSESESESEAESKPKTSTATSSSSAAKSTPSSAASSTTAAPSAGSSYRDRLEARRASRDDTAATTRSSYATPNSSSSGYGSSSSPRTRPVPAAHHLAETEDRYGSGSGSSSSYTSRFLNKSKSSAIVTQPSLSTPTASFDEDANGTGDDSDSRYGTGRSRYLAMKERRSRLARSRSSHQLGNEDDDLDEPVSPTTVSPSAYLASRYSGYGSSDLARSRSSHALKSRDNSPITDRSAGSSRSALASSADNKDGEALSSWARYLKNKYGNKSSKDTPSGSSVGSARDNHASSSTGAGSHAHSTAGSRSTASDVSRRLSLGLPLRQANELASSDDDGSKNGLGSPTSPTVAAAAAGITGVAGTIPKQVYLRKRQQLFQLGGRGSEPGSFTWPRGLAVGPDNSIVVADSSNHRVQVFDSNGIFVKEFGEYGNGEGEFDCLAGVAVNRIGQYIIADRYNHRIQVLDPQGRFLRAFGSQGIADGKFNYPWGVTTDALGFIYVCDKENHRVQVFQSDGSFVGKFGSCGRGEGQLEHPHYIAVSNTNRVIVSDSNNHRIQIFDVNGKVLSTVGGEGSDDGQFKFPRGVAVDDQGYIFVADSGNNRIQIFNPDGSFLKTFGSWGSGDSEFKGLEGVAIMSNGNILVCDRENHRVQVF from the exons ATGGAGCAATTCGAACAGTTGTTGACGTGTTGCGTGTGCCTGGACAGGTATCGCATACCGAAGCTGCTGCCATGCCAGCACTCCTTCTGCATGGAGCCCTGCATGGAGGGCCTGGTCGACTATGTGCGGCGTCAG GTCAAATGCCCCGAATGTCGTGCCGAACATCGTATACCCTACAATGGCGTCCAGGCATTTCCCACCAATGTCACGCTGCAGCGTTTTCTGGAGCTGCACATCGAAATTACCGGCGAACTGCCCGATCCCACCTCAG GTCAAATCATGGAGCGCTGCGGCGTTTGCTCCGAGAAAGCCTATCTATCCCACTGTGCCCACTGCGAGAAAAAGATCTGCGAGGACTGCAAGAGCGCACACATGGACATACTGCGACGCGAGATAACCCGCTTCAACTCACAG ATTCGTCGCAGCTTGCATAGACTGCAGGACTCGCTGGCCATCATCGAGAAGAACACGACGAGCTTGCAGACGAACGCGATTAGTGTGACGGAGGAGATTGACGAGATCTATCGGCGCATAACGAAGGCCATTAAGGACAGATCGGATGGCTTGAAGGGCGAAATCGATCGCTATTTGGCCGTGGAGCTGCGCAACCTGACAACGCTTAAGGAGAATCTGGACTTGGAGATCACGAACATTAGCAGCAACTGCGACATTGTCGACAAGTACATGAACGAGACCGTCGAATGGGACGACTGCGAACTGATGGACACCAAGGAAATCTTCCTGAAGACCGTCGAGTTTCTGCGCCACTTTGAGTACGAGAACAACGATTACAGTCGCCGTGTGCGCTTCCTCGTCTCCATAGATCCCAATCAGCTGGTCATGAATCTGGCCACATTTGGAGACTTGAACATAGCGCCGCACTCGACGCCAAGCGGCTCGGTGAGCAGCTCGCATCTGGCGCCGCCCAGCGCACTGCAGCCCGGCCTGATGCGCTCCAAGAGCGATCATCGTCTGGCCACGCAGTTCCGCCAGCAGGAGGAGCGCAGCGGCTACAACGATGAGCCCGTGCTCGGCGGCCGCAAGTTCGGCGAACGGCCTCAGCgcagcgccaacaacaacagcaacaacagcgacaggtACGGCGACAATCGCTATGGACGCTCCGAGTACGATTACGACAACGATTACGAGAACGAGCCGGCGGGTCGAGCCGCCAAATCCTCGCGCTTCCGTTCGCGCTTCGTGCGCTCCCACCAGAACGAGGACTCGGAcagtgagcagcagcagcaacagcgccagCAGGAGCTCGACAAGCGCAAGGATCGCGTCCTGGACAGCGAGGATGTGTCGCGTGGCCAGCTGAGCGGCATCATACGCCTCAGCGACTGCCAGCGCGTTGTGCAGCGCTTGGCGGACATAGGCAAGGAGAAGAAGGAGAAGAAATCGGATGCAGCGGTCGCTGCACAGGCGGCCGTTCAGGCAGCCATCCAAGCGCAAAAGGCCGCCATGCAGCGCCAACAGCAGAAGAACCAGCCAACAGCTGCCGCAGCCACCGACGAGGATGAGCTGGCACGCCAGAAGCGCAAGAATACAGCAGCAGGTGCAACAGGTGCAGCCACCTCCACAGCAGCCAGCGGTGACTCGAGCAGCGAGCAGCGCCCCAATACCGAGCGTGTGGCAGCACTCAGGCGTGGCGGCCAGGGCGCCAGCGAGGagagcgacagcagcagcaataatcAGTCGGCGACAGCGGCGGCATCTCCA TCCAAACCAGCCGTGTCCGCCCAGGTGGCCGCTGTGAAGAAGACGCAGCGTTccggcagcagcgacagcagcgccTCCACCGAAAGCTCCGCCAGCTCtgcggcagccgcagcagctgcagccagtgcagcgcccagcagcagcagcaatgcccAACCCAAGGCGGCCAGCACAGCGCGGTACTCCAGCACGCGTGAGAGCACGGTAACGGCCACGCCGGAGAAGAAGCCCTTTGTAAGCCGCTTTCTGCCGCAGCACAGCAATCCGAGCAATGCTAATGGCTCCGCGGACAAGAAGAAGGCCGAGTCGGAGTCAAGCAGCGAGGAGGAGACCAGCTCCGAGTCCGAATCCGAGTCGGAGGCAGAGAGCAAGCCCAAGACAAGCACCgcgaccagcagcagcagcgctgccaaATCGACGCCCAGCAGTGCGGCCAGCTCCACAACGGCGGCCCCATCGGCGGGCAGCAGCTATCGCGATCGCCTGGAGGCGAGACGCGCCTCGCGCGACGACACCGCCGCCACGACGCGCAGCAGCTATGCCACGCCCaactccagcagcagcggctacggcagcagcagctcgccgCGCACACGACCTGTGCCAGCGGCCCATCACCTGGCCGAGACCGAGGATCGctacggcagcggcagcggcagtagCAGCAG CTACACAAGCCGCTTTCTAaacaagagcaagagcagCGCAATTGTAACGCAACCCTCGCTATCCACGCCCACCGCCTCCTTCGATGAGGACGCCAACGGCACCGGCGACGATTCGGACAGCCGCTACGGCACCGGCCGTTCCCGCTATCTGGCCATGAAGGAGCGGCGCTCCCGACTGGCGCGCAGCCGCTCCTCGCATCAGCTTGGCAACGAGGACGACGATCTGGATGAGCCCGTGTCGCCGACAACAGTTTCGCCATCCGCTTACTTGGCCTCAAG GTATAGCGGCTATGGCAGCAGTGATCTGGCGCGCAGTCGCTCCTCGCATGCGCTAAAGTCGCGCGACAATTCGCCAATAACGGATCGGAGCGCCGGCTCGTCGCGCAGCGCGTTGGCCAGCTCGGCGGATAACAAGGATGGCGAGGCGCTCAGCTCGTGGGCGCGCTATTTGAAGAACAAATATGGCAATAAGAGCTCCAAGGATACGCCTAGTGGCAGCAGCGTTGGCAGCGCACGCGACAACCACGCCTCCAGCTCAACGGGGGCGGGGTCGCATGCGCACAGCACTGCTGGCAGCCGAAGCACCGCCAGCGATGTGTCCAGGCGACTGAGCCTGGGCTTGCCACTGCGTCAGGCCAATGAGCTGGCCTCGTCCGACGATGACGGGTCAAAAAACGGGCTAGGCTCCCCTACGTCCCCTacggtagcagcagcagcagccggtaTAACCGGAGTGGCAGGTACTATCCCTAAACAGGTGTACCTGCGCAAGCGCCAGCAGCTGTTCCAGTTGGGGGGCCGGGGGAGCGAGCCCGGATCCTTTACATGGCCGCGCGGCCTAGCCGTCGGCCCGGACAATAGCATCGTCGTCGCCGATTCCAGCAATCATCGCGTCCAGGTCTTCGACTCGAATGGCATCTTTGTCAAGGAGTTTGGCGAATACGGCAACGGCGAGGGTGAATTCGATTGTCTCGCGGGCGTCGCAGTCAATCGCATTGGCCAGTACATCATAGCCGATAG ATACAATCATCGCATACAAGTGCTCGATCCACAAGGACGGTTCCTGCGCGCCTTCGGCTCGCAGGGCATCGCAGATGGCAAATTCAATTATCCTTGGGGCGTAACAACCGATGCACTCGGCTTCATTTACGTTTGCGATAAGGAGAACCACAGAGTGCAG GTTTTCCAATCCGATGGTTCCTTCGTTGGTAAATTCGGTTCCTGCGGCCGCGGCGAGGGCCAACTTGAGCATCCGCATTATATAGCCGTATCGAATACGAATCGTGTTATTGTTTCCGATTCGAATAACCACAGAATTCAG ATATTCGATGTTAATGGCAAGGTGCTGTCCACTGTGGGCGGCGAGGGCTCCGATGATGGTCAATTCAAGTTTCCACG GGGCGTGGCAGTGGATGATCAGGGCTATATATTTGTTGCCGATTCGGGCAATAATCGCATACAGATCTTTAATCCGGATGGCAGTTTTCTAAAGACCTTCGGCTCTTGGGGCTCCGGTGACTCGGAGTTCAAAGGACTCGAGGGCGTGGCCATTATGTCCAATGGCAATATTTTGGTATGCGATCGCGAAAATCATCGTGTTCAGGTATTCTAA
- the tn gene encoding RING finger protein nhl-1 isoform X6: MEQFEQLLTCCVCLDRYRIPKLLPCQHSFCMEPCMEGLVDYVRRQVKCPECRAEHRIPYNGVQAFPTNVTLQRFLELHIEITGELPDPTSGQIMERCGVCSEKAYLSHCAHCEKKICEDCKSAHMDILRREITRFNSQIRRSLHRLQDSLAIIEKNTTSLQTNAISVTEEIDEIYRRITKAIKDRSDGLKGEIDRYLAVELRNLTTLKENLDLEITNISSNCDIVDKYMNETVEWDDCELMDTKEIFLKTVEFLRHFEYENNDYSRRVRFLVSIDPNQLVMNLATFGDLNIAPHSTPSGSVSSSHLAPPSALQPGLMRSKSDHRLATQFRQQEERSGYNDEPVLGGRKFGERPQRSANNNSNNSDRYGDNRYGRSEYDYDNDYENEPAGRAAKSSRFRSRFVRSHQNEDSDSEQQQQQRQQELDKRKDRVLDSEDVSRGQLSGIIRLSDCQRVVQRLADIGKEKKEKKSDAAVAAQAAVQAAIQAQKAAMQRQQQKNQPTAAAATDEDELARQKRKNTAAGATGAATSTAASGDSSSEQRPNTERVAALRRGGQGASEESDSSSNNQSATAAASPSKPAVSAQVAAVKKTQRSGSSDSSASTESSASSAAAAAAAASAAPSSSSNAQPKAASTARYSSTRESTVTATPEKKPFVSRFLPQHSNPSNANGSADKKKAESESSSEEETSSESESESEAESKPKTSTATSSSSAAKSTPSSAASSTTAAPSAGSSYRDRLEARRASRDDTAATTRSSYATPNSSSSGYGSSSSPRTRPVPAAHHLAETEDRYGSGSGSSSRYSGYGSSDLARSRSSHALKSRDNSPITDRSAGSSRSALASSADNKDGEALSSWARYLKNKYGNKSSKDTPSGSSVGSARDNHASSSTGAGSHAHSTAGSRSTASDVSRRLSLGLPLRQANELASSDDDGSKNGLGSPTSPTVAAAAAGITGVAGTIPKQVYLRKRQQLFQLGGRGSEPGSFTWPRGLAVGPDNSIVVADSSNHRVQVFDSNGIFVKEFGEYGNGEGEFDCLAGVAVNRIGQYIIADRYNHRIQVLDPQGRFLRAFGSQGIADGKFNYPWGVTTDALGFIYVCDKENHRVQVFQSDGSFVGKFGSCGRGEGQLEHPHYIAVSNTNRVIVSDSNNHRIQIFDVNGKVLSTVGGEGSDDGQFKFPRGVAVDDQGYIFVADSGNNRIQIFNPDGSFLKTFGSWGSGDSEFKGLEGVAIMSNGNILVCDRENHRVQVF; this comes from the exons ATGGAGCAATTCGAACAGTTGTTGACGTGTTGCGTGTGCCTGGACAGGTATCGCATACCGAAGCTGCTGCCATGCCAGCACTCCTTCTGCATGGAGCCCTGCATGGAGGGCCTGGTCGACTATGTGCGGCGTCAG GTCAAATGCCCCGAATGTCGTGCCGAACATCGTATACCCTACAATGGCGTCCAGGCATTTCCCACCAATGTCACGCTGCAGCGTTTTCTGGAGCTGCACATCGAAATTACCGGCGAACTGCCCGATCCCACCTCAG GTCAAATCATGGAGCGCTGCGGCGTTTGCTCCGAGAAAGCCTATCTATCCCACTGTGCCCACTGCGAGAAAAAGATCTGCGAGGACTGCAAGAGCGCACACATGGACATACTGCGACGCGAGATAACCCGCTTCAACTCACAG ATTCGTCGCAGCTTGCATAGACTGCAGGACTCGCTGGCCATCATCGAGAAGAACACGACGAGCTTGCAGACGAACGCGATTAGTGTGACGGAGGAGATTGACGAGATCTATCGGCGCATAACGAAGGCCATTAAGGACAGATCGGATGGCTTGAAGGGCGAAATCGATCGCTATTTGGCCGTGGAGCTGCGCAACCTGACAACGCTTAAGGAGAATCTGGACTTGGAGATCACGAACATTAGCAGCAACTGCGACATTGTCGACAAGTACATGAACGAGACCGTCGAATGGGACGACTGCGAACTGATGGACACCAAGGAAATCTTCCTGAAGACCGTCGAGTTTCTGCGCCACTTTGAGTACGAGAACAACGATTACAGTCGCCGTGTGCGCTTCCTCGTCTCCATAGATCCCAATCAGCTGGTCATGAATCTGGCCACATTTGGAGACTTGAACATAGCGCCGCACTCGACGCCAAGCGGCTCGGTGAGCAGCTCGCATCTGGCGCCGCCCAGCGCACTGCAGCCCGGCCTGATGCGCTCCAAGAGCGATCATCGTCTGGCCACGCAGTTCCGCCAGCAGGAGGAGCGCAGCGGCTACAACGATGAGCCCGTGCTCGGCGGCCGCAAGTTCGGCGAACGGCCTCAGCgcagcgccaacaacaacagcaacaacagcgacaggtACGGCGACAATCGCTATGGACGCTCCGAGTACGATTACGACAACGATTACGAGAACGAGCCGGCGGGTCGAGCCGCCAAATCCTCGCGCTTCCGTTCGCGCTTCGTGCGCTCCCACCAGAACGAGGACTCGGAcagtgagcagcagcagcaacagcgccagCAGGAGCTCGACAAGCGCAAGGATCGCGTCCTGGACAGCGAGGATGTGTCGCGTGGCCAGCTGAGCGGCATCATACGCCTCAGCGACTGCCAGCGCGTTGTGCAGCGCTTGGCGGACATAGGCAAGGAGAAGAAGGAGAAGAAATCGGATGCAGCGGTCGCTGCACAGGCGGCCGTTCAGGCAGCCATCCAAGCGCAAAAGGCCGCCATGCAGCGCCAACAGCAGAAGAACCAGCCAACAGCTGCCGCAGCCACCGACGAGGATGAGCTGGCACGCCAGAAGCGCAAGAATACAGCAGCAGGTGCAACAGGTGCAGCCACCTCCACAGCAGCCAGCGGTGACTCGAGCAGCGAGCAGCGCCCCAATACCGAGCGTGTGGCAGCACTCAGGCGTGGCGGCCAGGGCGCCAGCGAGGagagcgacagcagcagcaataatcAGTCGGCGACAGCGGCGGCATCTCCA TCCAAACCAGCCGTGTCCGCCCAGGTGGCCGCTGTGAAGAAGACGCAGCGTTccggcagcagcgacagcagcgccTCCACCGAAAGCTCCGCCAGCTCtgcggcagccgcagcagctgcagccagtgcagcgcccagcagcagcagcaatgcccAACCCAAGGCGGCCAGCACAGCGCGGTACTCCAGCACGCGTGAGAGCACGGTAACGGCCACGCCGGAGAAGAAGCCCTTTGTAAGCCGCTTTCTGCCGCAGCACAGCAATCCGAGCAATGCTAATGGCTCCGCGGACAAGAAGAAGGCCGAGTCGGAGTCAAGCAGCGAGGAGGAGACCAGCTCCGAGTCCGAATCCGAGTCGGAGGCAGAGAGCAAGCCCAAGACAAGCACCgcgaccagcagcagcagcgctgccaaATCGACGCCCAGCAGTGCGGCCAGCTCCACAACGGCGGCCCCATCGGCGGGCAGCAGCTATCGCGATCGCCTGGAGGCGAGACGCGCCTCGCGCGACGACACCGCCGCCACGACGCGCAGCAGCTATGCCACGCCCaactccagcagcagcggctacggcagcagcagctcgccgCGCACACGACCTGTGCCAGCGGCCCATCACCTGGCCGAGACCGAGGATCGctacggcagcggcagcggcagtagCAGCAG GTATAGCGGCTATGGCAGCAGTGATCTGGCGCGCAGTCGCTCCTCGCATGCGCTAAAGTCGCGCGACAATTCGCCAATAACGGATCGGAGCGCCGGCTCGTCGCGCAGCGCGTTGGCCAGCTCGGCGGATAACAAGGATGGCGAGGCGCTCAGCTCGTGGGCGCGCTATTTGAAGAACAAATATGGCAATAAGAGCTCCAAGGATACGCCTAGTGGCAGCAGCGTTGGCAGCGCACGCGACAACCACGCCTCCAGCTCAACGGGGGCGGGGTCGCATGCGCACAGCACTGCTGGCAGCCGAAGCACCGCCAGCGATGTGTCCAGGCGACTGAGCCTGGGCTTGCCACTGCGTCAGGCCAATGAGCTGGCCTCGTCCGACGATGACGGGTCAAAAAACGGGCTAGGCTCCCCTACGTCCCCTacggtagcagcagcagcagccggtaTAACCGGAGTGGCAGGTACTATCCCTAAACAGGTGTACCTGCGCAAGCGCCAGCAGCTGTTCCAGTTGGGGGGCCGGGGGAGCGAGCCCGGATCCTTTACATGGCCGCGCGGCCTAGCCGTCGGCCCGGACAATAGCATCGTCGTCGCCGATTCCAGCAATCATCGCGTCCAGGTCTTCGACTCGAATGGCATCTTTGTCAAGGAGTTTGGCGAATACGGCAACGGCGAGGGTGAATTCGATTGTCTCGCGGGCGTCGCAGTCAATCGCATTGGCCAGTACATCATAGCCGATAG ATACAATCATCGCATACAAGTGCTCGATCCACAAGGACGGTTCCTGCGCGCCTTCGGCTCGCAGGGCATCGCAGATGGCAAATTCAATTATCCTTGGGGCGTAACAACCGATGCACTCGGCTTCATTTACGTTTGCGATAAGGAGAACCACAGAGTGCAG GTTTTCCAATCCGATGGTTCCTTCGTTGGTAAATTCGGTTCCTGCGGCCGCGGCGAGGGCCAACTTGAGCATCCGCATTATATAGCCGTATCGAATACGAATCGTGTTATTGTTTCCGATTCGAATAACCACAGAATTCAG ATATTCGATGTTAATGGCAAGGTGCTGTCCACTGTGGGCGGCGAGGGCTCCGATGATGGTCAATTCAAGTTTCCACG GGGCGTGGCAGTGGATGATCAGGGCTATATATTTGTTGCCGATTCGGGCAATAATCGCATACAGATCTTTAATCCGGATGGCAGTTTTCTAAAGACCTTCGGCTCTTGGGGCTCCGGTGACTCGGAGTTCAAAGGACTCGAGGGCGTGGCCATTATGTCCAATGGCAATATTTTGGTATGCGATCGCGAAAATCATCGTGTTCAGGTATTCTAA